One genomic window of Roseofilum reptotaenium CS-1145 includes the following:
- a CDS encoding DUF4926 domain-containing protein — translation MFQELDVVTLNHDFEEHGLKKNSKGTIVHCYADEQAFEVEFLSESGETLALLTLAKSDIELEREAIGAEVLAIIHGLPVDL, via the coding sequence ATGTTTCAAGAACTAGATGTTGTCACCTTAAATCATGACTTTGAAGAACATGGACTTAAGAAGAATAGTAAAGGGACAATTGTTCATTGCTATGCTGATGAACAAGCTTTTGAAGTAGAATTTCTTAGTGAATCAGGAGAGACTTTAGCCTTATTAACGTTAGCAAAGTCTGATATTGAGTTAGAACGAGAAGCGATAGGAGCAGAGGTTTTAGCAATTATCCATGGTTTACCCGTTGATCTATGA
- a CDS encoding PEP-CTERM sorting domain-containing protein (PEP-CTERM proteins occur, often in large numbers, in the proteomes of bacteria that also encode an exosortase, a predicted intramembrane cysteine proteinase. The presence of a PEP-CTERM domain at a protein's C-terminus predicts cleavage within the sorting domain, followed by covalent anchoring to some some component of the (usually Gram-negative) cell surface. Many PEP-CTERM proteins exhibit an unusual sequence composition that includes large numbers of potential glycosylation sites. Expression of one such protein has been shown restore the ability of a bacterium to form floc, a type of biofilm.), whose protein sequence is MKFLPYVSQFTADSEQTVLSFKGDARNAGHGFVIDAVSVVEVTETERTEVPEPSAVLGLLALSGCSLGMLRRRKV, encoded by the coding sequence TTGAAATTTTTACCCTATGTGAGTCAATTTACTGCTGATAGTGAGCAAACTGTCCTCTCATTTAAGGGAGATGCACGCAATGCAGGGCATGGTTTTGTAATTGATGCGGTTAGTGTAGTTGAAGTCACAGAGACAGAGAGGACTGAAGTTCCAGAACCTTCTGCTGTTCTCGGTTTATTAGCCTTGAGTGGTTGTAGTTTAGGGATGTTGCGCCGACGGAAAGTATAG
- a CDS encoding DNA adenine methylase: protein MIKSPLRYPGGKARAIKKIIQHLPKGFDEHWEYREPFVGGGSLFIYLKQTYPSLKIWINDLNPELFLFWKVAQSDLDRLASEVRNVKEICSDGKRLFREYLQVNVEDLSELERAVRFFVLNRISFSGTVESGGFSQQAFLKRFTDSSIDRLAKLAPVLQDVKITNLDYSEVLKPHGKRVFIFLDPPYLVATGSKLYGKEGNLHTSFEHQRFAQQMQACSHRWLITYDNSLEIRKNFQFAQIFEWELQYGMNNYKQASAAKGKELFITNSVEECRGEQPFRFAT from the coding sequence ATGATTAAAAGCCCCCTACGCTACCCTGGTGGTAAAGCTAGAGCGATCAAAAAAATCATTCAACATCTGCCCAAGGGATTTGACGAACACTGGGAATATCGAGAACCGTTTGTTGGCGGGGGATCTTTGTTTATTTATCTCAAGCAAACCTATCCAAGCTTAAAAATTTGGATTAATGACTTGAATCCGGAATTGTTTCTCTTTTGGAAAGTCGCGCAATCGGATTTAGATCGATTAGCCTCAGAGGTAAGGAACGTTAAGGAAATATGCAGCGATGGGAAAAGGTTGTTTCGGGAATATTTGCAAGTCAACGTAGAAGACTTATCAGAATTAGAGAGAGCGGTTCGTTTTTTTGTCCTCAACCGGATTAGCTTTTCAGGAACTGTGGAATCCGGTGGCTTTTCTCAGCAAGCATTTTTAAAACGGTTTACGGATTCTTCGATCGATCGTTTGGCTAAGTTAGCGCCTGTTTTGCAAGATGTGAAAATCACCAATTTGGACTATAGTGAAGTGCTGAAACCGCACGGTAAACGGGTTTTTATTTTCTTAGATCCGCCCTATTTAGTTGCTACAGGTTCTAAGTTATATGGCAAAGAGGGTAATCTCCATACCAGCTTTGAGCATCAACGCTTTGCCCAACAGATGCAAGCTTGTTCCCATCGCTGGTTGATTACCTATGATAATTCCCTAGAAATTCGCAAAAATTTTCAGTTTGCTCAGATTTTCGAGTGGGAATTGCAATATGGAATGAATAATTATAAGCAAGCTTCAGCCGCCAAGGGGAAGGAGTTATTCATTACCAATAGTGTTGAAGAATGTAGGGGCGAACAGCCGTTTCGCTTTGCGACATGA
- the rimM gene encoding ribosome maturation factor RimM (Essential for efficient processing of 16S rRNA), translated as MSQNEWIEIGHIVAAQGLDGQVRVYPDSDFPERFLEAGTRWIQRLGEKIPQPIELLDGRLIPGKGLYVLTFDGIDTRDRAEALKKAKLFVPVSDRPPLEDNEYHVQDLLGLDVWIQETGKNLGVVVDIIAAGNDLLEVKLLHQNDPAELAEGEDAPKPIPNRKSKIKKPRRQTNRPKTVLIPFVEEIVPVVDLEKGKIEITPPEGLIE; from the coding sequence ATGAGTCAAAATGAGTGGATTGAAATTGGTCATATTGTTGCTGCTCAAGGGTTAGATGGGCAAGTGCGGGTTTATCCCGATTCCGATTTTCCCGAGCGGTTTTTAGAAGCAGGAACGCGCTGGATACAACGGTTGGGTGAAAAAATACCTCAACCGATAGAGTTATTGGACGGGCGCTTAATTCCGGGGAAAGGACTCTATGTGCTAACCTTTGATGGAATAGACACTCGCGATCGCGCGGAAGCCTTGAAAAAAGCTAAACTTTTCGTTCCGGTGAGCGATCGTCCCCCATTAGAAGATAATGAATATCATGTCCAAGATTTGCTCGGTTTAGATGTTTGGATACAGGAAACTGGAAAAAATTTAGGGGTAGTTGTTGATATCATTGCTGCTGGAAATGACTTACTAGAAGTCAAATTACTGCATCAGAATGACCCAGCAGAGCTAGCAGAAGGTGAAGATGCTCCTAAGCCTATTCCCAATCGTAAAAGTAAAATCAAGAAGCCACGTCGCCAAACCAATCGCCCAAAAACGGTTTTAATTCCGTTTGTGGAAGAGATTGTACCTGTGGTTGATTTAGAGAAGGGGAAGATAGAAATCACTCCTCCTGAAGGATTAATTGAATAG
- a CDS encoding valine--pyruvate transaminase — MEPALTQFGTQMSRLSGVRAIMKDIIETLRAGGGQHFINLSAGNPVILPPVEQMWRDYTADLLASPEYGEVVCRYGSSQGYQPLIDAVVTDFNQRYGLNLSDHNVLITPGSQSVYFYAANAFGGYTSEGKLKQVVLPLSPEYTGYGGVCLTPEALKAYKPKLDIEEGNHRFKYRPDFSQLRITEDTGCFIFSRPCNPTGNVLTDEEVNKISGLASEYNVPVLIDSAYGPPFPALNFTEMTPQFGGNLLHCMSLSKAGLPGERIGVAIGDPDLIATLEAFQTNLCIHSSRYGQAIAARAIQSGQLANLSETVIRPHYQSKFAQLEASLTEAMPNSLPWFLHKGEGAIFAWLWLRDLPITDWELYQSLKKVGVIVVPGSTFFPGLQEEWVHKHQCIRISLTATEEEISTAMSRLAQVVEATYLQTAVSR; from the coding sequence ATGGAACCTGCCCTGACTCAATTTGGTACTCAGATGTCTCGCTTGAGTGGAGTGCGAGCCATTATGAAAGATATTATTGAAACTTTGCGTGCTGGAGGAGGGCAGCATTTTATTAATTTGAGCGCCGGGAATCCCGTAATTTTACCGCCAGTGGAACAGATGTGGCGAGACTATACGGCTGATTTACTCGCGAGTCCTGAATATGGGGAAGTGGTCTGTCGGTATGGCTCTTCCCAAGGCTATCAACCGTTGATTGATGCGGTGGTGACTGATTTTAATCAACGCTACGGCTTGAATTTGAGCGATCACAACGTTTTAATTACTCCAGGCTCTCAGTCGGTTTATTTTTATGCCGCTAATGCCTTTGGGGGCTATACTTCTGAGGGAAAACTCAAACAGGTGGTTTTACCCCTAAGTCCTGAATATACCGGTTATGGTGGAGTCTGTTTAACGCCGGAAGCTCTCAAAGCCTATAAACCCAAGTTAGATATTGAGGAAGGCAATCATCGGTTTAAGTATCGCCCCGATTTTAGTCAATTGAGGATTACGGAAGATACGGGATGTTTTATTTTTTCCCGTCCCTGTAATCCTACAGGTAATGTTCTCACCGATGAAGAAGTGAATAAAATCAGTGGGTTAGCCTCAGAATATAATGTACCTGTGCTGATTGATTCTGCCTATGGGCCGCCTTTCCCCGCCTTGAATTTTACCGAAATGACTCCTCAATTTGGCGGTAATTTACTCCATTGCATGAGTTTATCCAAGGCTGGTTTACCGGGCGAACGCATTGGAGTTGCCATTGGCGATCCAGATCTGATTGCTACTTTAGAAGCGTTCCAGACCAATTTGTGTATTCACTCTTCTCGCTATGGTCAGGCGATCGCTGCTAGAGCCATTCAATCGGGTCAATTGGCAAATTTGTCAGAAACTGTCATTCGTCCCCATTATCAAAGCAAATTTGCCCAATTGGAAGCCAGTTTAACCGAGGCTATGCCCAATAGTCTACCTTGGTTTTTACATAAGGGAGAAGGAGCGATTTTTGCGTGGTTATGGTTGCGTGATTTACCGATTACCGATTGGGAACTCTACCAAAGTCTGAAAAAAGTTGGCGTGATTGTTGTTCCAGGAAGTACATTTTTCCCTGGCTTGCAAGAAGAATGGGTTCATAAACATCAATGTATTCGCATTAGCTTAACCGCCACCGAGGAAGAGATTTCGACTGCCATGAGCAGACTAGCCCAAGTCGTAGAAGCAACGTATTTGCAAACTGCGGTATCCCGTTAA
- a CDS encoding Tab2 family RNA-binding protein, whose amino-acid sequence MQTWQVDCYRRPSETDTQEILWELWICEPSPGTFRYRALCPQSQVSRDWLLSELGQFATLPDELHVFRPQTLHLLEPVAQTLGIPVIPTRRTSTLKQWIVDELKCPITLDRPPPLPLPEELWGDRWRFATVSAQDLLQGIGDRPIPIKSLPEELWPINLGLPSTVSIPGVVIDGDRQSLQLAQWFAEANPVSLNFIPGQPDGLILESGLSDRWIITTFEDSEVRQAGHQYKQRKQQSKGLHFLLVQPDNSGMTYTGLWLLKPEN is encoded by the coding sequence ATGCAGACTTGGCAAGTCGATTGTTATCGCCGCCCTTCAGAAACAGACACCCAGGAGATCCTCTGGGAGTTATGGATTTGTGAACCGTCCCCCGGAACGTTTCGCTATCGTGCCCTTTGTCCTCAGTCACAAGTTAGTCGTGATTGGTTACTGAGTGAATTGGGGCAATTTGCCACACTTCCGGATGAGCTACACGTCTTCCGTCCCCAAACCCTCCATCTACTCGAACCGGTTGCTCAAACTCTGGGTATTCCAGTCATTCCCACCCGACGTACCTCCACCCTGAAACAGTGGATTGTTGATGAGTTAAAGTGTCCCATTACTTTAGATCGACCCCCTCCGCTGCCCCTACCAGAGGAATTATGGGGCGATCGCTGGCGGTTTGCCACAGTTAGCGCTCAAGATCTACTTCAAGGAATTGGCGATCGCCCCATTCCCATTAAATCCCTACCGGAAGAGCTTTGGCCGATTAATCTCGGTCTTCCGTCCACGGTTTCTATTCCGGGAGTGGTTATTGATGGCGATCGCCAATCTCTGCAATTAGCCCAATGGTTCGCTGAAGCTAACCCCGTTAGTCTCAATTTTATTCCCGGTCAACCCGATGGTCTGATTTTAGAATCCGGATTGAGCGATCGCTGGATTATTACCACCTTTGAAGATAGCGAAGTTCGCCAAGCAGGTCACCAATATAAACAGCGGAAACAACAGAGCAAAGGGCTTCATTTCCTGCTCGTTCAACCTGACAACTCTGGCATGACCTACACTGGATTATGGTTACTCAAACCGGAAAATTAA
- a CDS encoding Uma2 family endonuclease, translated as MTSLITSSTPPLTSILYPSADGEPMAETYDHLDAILTTLEVLKNHLAGQRATVLSDQFLYYSQGFPRLRTAPDIMVIFDGEPGGRDNYKIWEEGEVPKVIFEMTSESTKDRDLSFKKDLYEQLEVEEYWLFDPKGEWIEGQLQGYRLVAGAYQPITDGLSQALNLRLLPEGKLIGFYRQDTGEKLLISSELRAALKAESQARQEAIEQAEQERQRAEELQALLNRYQEKFGNLE; from the coding sequence ATGACTTCCCTGATTACATCCTCAACTCCTCCACTAACCTCCATTCTTTACCCTAGTGCCGACGGTGAACCCATGGCTGAAACTTACGATCATCTCGATGCCATTCTAACCACTCTTGAAGTGCTAAAAAATCATCTTGCCGGTCAACGAGCCACCGTCCTCAGTGACCAATTTCTCTACTATTCCCAAGGATTTCCCCGGCTTCGGACCGCTCCTGATATCATGGTCATCTTTGACGGTGAGCCAGGCGGCCGAGATAACTATAAAATCTGGGAAGAAGGGGAAGTCCCAAAAGTGATCTTTGAGATGACCTCAGAAAGTACTAAAGATCGCGATCTAAGCTTCAAAAAAGACCTCTATGAACAACTCGAAGTAGAAGAATATTGGCTCTTTGACCCCAAAGGAGAATGGATTGAAGGGCAATTACAAGGATATCGTTTAGTGGCAGGGGCATATCAACCGATTACCGATGGTCTTAGCCAAGCCCTAAACTTGCGACTGCTGCCTGAAGGAAAGCTCATTGGATTTTATCGGCAAGATACAGGAGAAAAGCTATTAATTTCCTCTGAGTTAAGGGCGGCGTTGAAAGCAGAATCTCAAGCTAGACAAGAAGCCATAGAGCAAGCTGAACAAGAACGGCAACGAGCCGAAGAATTACAAGCTCTCTTAAACCGTTATCAAGAAAAGTTTGGAAATCTAGAATAA
- the sixA gene encoding phosphohistidine phosphatase SixA — MTNLYLIRHGIAANREDYTQDDRQRPLTSEGIKKTTKVAQRLQELGITFDLILTSPLIRAKQTAEILQTLGLSKDVKTSSHLAPEGDLLSWWEEGKTWRNYEHLALVGHEPNLGYWAESFVWGKVKSRLIVKKAGMIGIALPDVGSPVGHSDLFWLTPPRFLLN, encoded by the coding sequence ATGACTAACCTTTACTTAATCCGTCATGGTATAGCGGCTAATCGAGAAGATTATACCCAAGACGATCGCCAACGTCCCCTAACCTCAGAGGGTATTAAGAAAACCACTAAAGTTGCCCAACGCTTGCAAGAATTAGGGATTACATTTGATTTGATTCTTACCAGTCCCCTCATCCGGGCTAAACAAACAGCGGAAATTTTGCAAACGCTGGGACTGAGTAAGGACGTGAAAACGTCATCTCATTTAGCTCCTGAAGGCGATCTTTTATCCTGGTGGGAGGAGGGGAAAACATGGCGTAACTATGAACACTTAGCCTTAGTCGGGCATGAACCGAATCTTGGATATTGGGCGGAGTCTTTTGTCTGGGGAAAAGTAAAATCACGTCTAATTGTCAAAAAAGCCGGTATGATCGGCATTGCATTACCGGATGTGGGTTCTCCTGTGGGACACAGTGACCTATTTTGGCTCACCCCTCCCCGATTTTTACTGAATTAA
- a CDS encoding mechanosensitive ion channel family protein, with translation MSVLFQEIKQSILNLVGAGIEALPRILVAIAFLMFTSWAAKFARKLSTRVTDMTIKNQSLRSLLIQLSSVAAWVVGILISSVIAFPDLRLGDVVGLLGLSSVAIGFAFQDIFKNFLAGILLLLQEPFRLGDQIIVDGYEGTVEEISIRSTQIRTYQGELIVVPNSIVFTSTVQVLTNLPRRRTDLAIGVDYNTPLSHAIEVLYNAISGVDGVLTEPDPEVDIVGFGDSSIDLKVRYWTIPNQREVCRIQTRVMLALKNACDGAEINIPYPIRTVYHYNQEYFNDTYPQVSSRTALQSSPYDQNRG, from the coding sequence ATGAGTGTATTATTTCAAGAAATCAAACAAAGTATTCTGAATCTGGTAGGGGCTGGAATTGAGGCGCTTCCAAGGATTTTAGTGGCGATCGCCTTTTTGATGTTTACCTCTTGGGCTGCTAAGTTTGCCCGTAAGCTGTCCACTCGCGTCACAGATATGACCATCAAAAACCAGTCGCTGCGCTCTTTGTTAATTCAATTGAGTTCTGTGGCAGCTTGGGTTGTGGGGATTCTAATCTCTAGTGTCATCGCCTTTCCAGACCTGCGGTTGGGCGATGTGGTAGGGTTGTTGGGATTAAGTTCTGTTGCGATCGGTTTTGCCTTCCAAGATATCTTTAAGAATTTTCTGGCTGGAATTTTACTCCTGTTACAAGAACCATTCCGCTTAGGCGATCAAATCATTGTCGATGGTTATGAGGGAACAGTAGAAGAGATTTCTATTCGCTCCACCCAAATTCGCACCTATCAGGGGGAGTTGATTGTGGTTCCGAATTCCATTGTATTTACTTCCACAGTGCAAGTATTGACCAATTTACCTCGTCGTCGTACCGATCTGGCGATCGGTGTGGACTATAATACACCCCTGTCCCACGCGATCGAAGTTCTCTATAACGCTATTTCTGGAGTGGATGGAGTCTTAACTGAACCCGATCCAGAAGTCGATATTGTCGGCTTTGGGGATAGCTCCATTGACTTAAAAGTACGCTACTGGACAATTCCGAATCAACGAGAAGTCTGCCGCATTCAAACTCGGGTGATGTTAGCCTTAAAAAATGCCTGTGATGGCGCAGAAATTAATATCCCCTATCCCATTCGCACTGTCTATCATTATAATCAAGAATACTTTAATGATACTTATCCCCAGGTTTCAAGTCGAACTGCCTTACAATCCAGCCCGTACGATCAAAATAGGGGGTAA
- a CDS encoding sensor histidine kinase, producing the protein MTLTWNQAGQDVRCNLSSDRLIYYRLLTEVISKIRSSLDLETILKTTVVQLLEVLNTDRVAVFQFNSDLVWHGEVICEEVKSPWKPASSIQVYDHCFGEQFAAEYLKGRISAIPDIYTPQISDCHREILAQFQVRANLVTPLIKGDELWGLLCIHECGQSRTWTATEIEFVSQISQQLGVAIQQANLLEKTKKQAQELRQTLEKLQRTQAQMIQNEKMVSLGNLVAGVAHEINNPVSFIHGNLSYIQEYAQDFVQLLRDYQQGYPDPGGELQESLEDKDVEFIQEDLQKILTSMKSGTERIKGIVASLRNFSRMDEAEMKSVDIHEGINSTLVILNHRLEGKENRPEIQIFKDYSDLPLINCYPAQLNQVFMHLLSNAIDALHEKIDKDRYIKINTEIEGENVRISIADNGGGIPESIRSQVFDPFFTTKPPGKGTGLGLSICYTIVVEKHQGRLWCDSYPGEGTRFTIELQPELINDPD; encoded by the coding sequence ATGACACTGACTTGGAATCAAGCAGGTCAAGATGTCCGTTGTAATTTATCCTCCGATCGCCTCATCTATTATCGCTTACTCACAGAGGTGATCTCCAAAATCCGGTCTTCCTTGGATTTAGAAACCATTTTGAAAACGACGGTTGTCCAACTCCTTGAGGTTCTCAATACAGACCGAGTAGCCGTGTTTCAATTTAATTCTGATTTAGTTTGGCATGGTGAAGTCATTTGTGAGGAGGTGAAATCTCCTTGGAAACCGGCTAGTTCGATTCAAGTTTACGATCATTGCTTTGGGGAACAGTTTGCGGCTGAATACTTAAAAGGCCGTATTAGCGCTATTCCGGATATTTATACTCCCCAAATTAGTGATTGTCATCGAGAAATTTTAGCCCAATTTCAAGTCAGAGCTAATCTGGTTACGCCCTTAATTAAAGGGGATGAACTATGGGGATTGCTCTGCATTCACGAGTGTGGTCAATCCAGGACTTGGACTGCGACTGAAATAGAATTTGTCAGTCAAATCAGTCAGCAATTGGGAGTCGCCATTCAACAAGCTAATTTACTTGAAAAAACGAAAAAGCAAGCCCAAGAATTAAGGCAAACTTTGGAGAAATTACAACGCACTCAAGCGCAGATGATTCAAAATGAAAAAATGGTTAGTTTGGGGAATTTAGTGGCTGGAGTTGCCCATGAAATTAATAACCCTGTCAGTTTTATCCATGGAAATTTAAGCTATATTCAAGAATATGCCCAAGATTTCGTCCAACTTCTGAGGGATTATCAACAGGGTTATCCCGATCCAGGGGGTGAACTTCAAGAATCTTTAGAAGATAAAGATGTGGAGTTTATTCAGGAAGATCTACAAAAAATCTTGACATCTATGAAGTCGGGAACTGAGAGAATTAAGGGAATTGTAGCCTCTTTACGCAATTTTTCCCGCATGGATGAAGCTGAGATGAAGTCTGTTGATATTCATGAGGGAATAAATAGCACTCTGGTTATTTTAAATCACCGTTTAGAAGGGAAAGAAAATCGTCCTGAAATACAAATTTTTAAAGACTATAGTGATTTACCTTTGATTAATTGTTACCCAGCACAATTAAATCAAGTATTTATGCATCTTCTGAGTAATGCAATTGATGCCTTACACGAGAAAATAGACAAGGATCGTTACATTAAGATTAACACAGAAATTGAAGGGGAAAACGTGAGAATTTCTATTGCGGATAATGGAGGTGGAATTCCAGAGTCTATCCGCTCTCAGGTGTTTGATCCTTTTTTCACTACTAAACCGCCGGGTAAAGGGACAGGTTTGGGATTATCGATCTGTTATACAATTGTTGTGGAAAAACATCAAGGACGACTCTGGTGTGATTCCTATCCAGGAGAGGGGACTCGGTTTACCATTGAGTTACAACCAGAGTTAATTAACGATCCAGATTAA
- a CDS encoding alkaline phosphatase D family protein, whose product MTSLNFPWPNPPLEKATIIGHTTPTSVRLWVRGAQAGEYAIVVDEGENFSLSDLNPISTFRLTPDTDLTHVVTLEGLKPDTRYRYAIFSGHNASDRTWELGHDHPLYFRTFPEQSPSLTFGFYSCHMPYVGDRLTSLDFWQSFEEELTDAQARFVVGVGDQIYVDGNDKLDLLEKLKQTQFNPPSQEEMIDWYREIYQHYWGLEPIQSIFRQFPNYMLWDDHEIMDGWGSLTDSELEARLHQGWQFNASEDTLKLTQEMFLAARQVYQEYQHSHNPPTDIANHQFDYHFDYGLCAFYALDMRGQRDFNRSELRILGEAQWERFETWLDRQYTSDRRLLGIISPMPAVHLDNFVVNQFDIPYLGLTDDLRDKWNHERHWQERNRLLDQLFKFCQTTGRPVLFISGDVHIGAAFRLFNTDFPEAQVFQLTSSPITHATIRQSARKILKMLVQQRGELQDFPDRSPYQFENLYLCRHNNFGMVRIKEEEGELSVIYDVFSEASRGEGVIEKKRLRII is encoded by the coding sequence ATGACTTCCCTCAATTTTCCTTGGCCCAATCCCCCACTGGAAAAAGCAACCATTATTGGCCATACCACCCCCACAAGCGTACGCCTCTGGGTTCGCGGGGCCCAAGCTGGCGAATATGCGATCGTAGTGGACGAGGGCGAAAATTTTTCTCTCTCTGACTTAAACCCTATCTCCACCTTTCGCTTAACCCCAGATACCGATTTGACCCATGTGGTGACTCTCGAAGGTCTAAAACCCGATACCCGCTATCGGTATGCTATTTTTTCTGGACATAATGCTAGCGATCGCACTTGGGAATTGGGCCATGACCACCCCCTATATTTTCGCACGTTCCCGGAACAATCCCCCAGCCTAACCTTTGGCTTTTATAGCTGTCATATGCCCTATGTCGGCGATCGACTCACTTCCCTAGATTTTTGGCAAAGTTTTGAAGAAGAATTAACGGATGCTCAGGCTCGGTTTGTTGTTGGTGTTGGCGATCAAATTTATGTTGATGGCAATGACAAGCTCGATCTGTTGGAGAAGTTAAAACAAACCCAATTTAATCCCCCTTCACAGGAAGAGATGATTGACTGGTATCGAGAAATTTATCAACACTATTGGGGGCTAGAACCCATTCAAAGCATATTCCGTCAATTCCCCAACTATATGCTCTGGGATGACCATGAAATCATGGATGGCTGGGGATCGTTAACCGATTCAGAATTAGAAGCACGCTTACATCAAGGTTGGCAATTCAATGCGTCTGAAGATACTCTGAAATTGACTCAGGAAATGTTTTTAGCCGCTCGACAAGTCTATCAAGAATATCAACATTCCCATAATCCACCAACAGATATCGCGAATCATCAATTCGATTATCACTTTGATTATGGTCTCTGTGCATTTTATGCCCTGGATATGCGTGGACAGCGAGATTTTAATCGTTCTGAACTCAGGATTTTGGGAGAAGCTCAATGGGAACGGTTTGAAACCTGGCTCGATCGGCAATATACAAGCGATCGCCGATTATTGGGTATTATTTCTCCCATGCCTGCTGTTCATCTTGATAATTTTGTGGTCAATCAATTCGATATTCCCTATTTAGGATTAACAGATGACTTACGGGATAAATGGAATCATGAGCGGCATTGGCAAGAACGAAATCGACTCCTCGATCAGCTCTTTAAATTTTGCCAAACCACGGGTCGTCCGGTATTATTTATTAGTGGAGATGTCCATATTGGTGCAGCATTTCGGCTGTTTAATACGGACTTTCCAGAGGCACAAGTTTTTCAACTGACCTCTAGTCCCATTACCCATGCGACTATTCGGCAATCAGCGCGTAAAATTCTGAAAATGTTAGTTCAGCAGAGGGGAGAGTTGCAAGATTTTCCAGACCGTTCCCCCTACCAATTCGAGAATTTGTATTTATGTCGTCATAATAATTTTGGCATGGTCAGAATTAAGGAAGAAGAGGGAGAATTATCCGTCATTTATGATGTATTTAGTGAAGCTAGTCGAGGAGAAGGGGTAATTGAGAAAAAACGGTTACGGATTATTTAG
- the rbsK gene encoding ribokinase produces the protein MSLIVFGSINLDLVATVSRLPIAGETLAGERLLKIPGGKGANQAVACARLEATTHLVGRLGNDDFGHQLLLTLQEAQVCTDGIHMDQNTPSGVALITVDAQGQNSIIIIPGANACLDRTELEYLQSILPQATVFLTQLEVPLSLVQEAAEKVKQAGIPVILDPAPVPQNFPHALYGLVDIITPNEVEAAQLTGIAIEDRESATQAAYQFLEWGVKTAIVKLGDRGVVWANHEETGFLPAFPIRAVDTTAAGDAFNGALATALNEGLSLQEAIQWGSAAGAISATVIGTQPSLPDRQTLEHFLQEYD, from the coding sequence ATGAGTCTGATTGTTTTCGGGAGTATTAACCTAGATTTAGTGGCTACAGTCTCTCGTTTACCGATCGCCGGTGAAACCCTTGCAGGAGAGCGTTTGCTAAAGATTCCAGGGGGAAAAGGGGCAAACCAAGCCGTCGCCTGCGCCCGTCTGGAAGCGACAACCCATTTAGTGGGACGTTTGGGCAATGATGATTTTGGCCATCAGTTACTCCTGACTTTACAGGAAGCTCAGGTCTGTACCGATGGGATTCACATGGATCAGAATACACCTTCGGGGGTTGCCCTGATTACCGTGGATGCTCAAGGACAAAATAGTATTATTATCATTCCGGGGGCAAATGCTTGTCTGGATCGGACGGAATTAGAGTATCTTCAGTCGATATTACCCCAAGCAACCGTATTTTTAACTCAGTTGGAAGTACCGCTTTCTTTGGTACAAGAAGCGGCTGAAAAAGTCAAACAGGCTGGAATTCCCGTGATTTTAGACCCGGCTCCTGTGCCCCAAAATTTTCCCCATGCTCTCTATGGCTTGGTCGATATTATTACCCCGAATGAAGTCGAAGCCGCTCAGTTAACGGGAATTGCCATTGAGGATCGAGAAAGTGCTACCCAAGCAGCCTATCAGTTTTTAGAGTGGGGGGTAAAGACGGCAATTGTGAAATTAGGCGATCGCGGTGTGGTTTGGGCAAACCATGAAGAAACTGGGTTTTTACCCGCTTTTCCCATCAGAGCGGTCGATACAACGGCCGCTGGAGATGCCTTTAATGGCGCTCTAGCGACTGCTCTAAATGAAGGTTTATCCCTCCAGGAGGCGATCCAATGGGGATCGGCAGCAGGAGCTATCTCAGCTACAGTCATTGGGACCCAACCTTCTTTACCGGATCGCCAAACCCTAGAGCACTTTCTTCAGGAGTATGATTGA